Proteins encoded in a region of the Kryptolebias marmoratus isolate JLee-2015 linkage group LG14, ASM164957v2, whole genome shotgun sequence genome:
- the sptan1 gene encoding spectrin alpha chain, non-erythrocytic 1 isoform X5 has product MDIVGVKVLETAEDIQERRQQVLDRYRRFKELSVVRRQKLEDSYRFQFFRRDADELEKWIQEKLQIASDENYKDPSNLQGKLQKHQAFEAEVQANSGAIIKLDKTGNLMITEGHFASETIRTRLEELHRLWDLLLQKTKEKGMRLLQAQKLVQYLRECEDALDWISDKEAIVTSEEVGQDLEHVELLQKKFEEFQTDLAAHEERVNEVNQLAAKLIQEEHPEVELIVRKQEEVNAAWQRLKGLSQQRQAKLFGSAEVQRFNRDVDETISWIKEKEQLMASDDFGRDLASVQALLRKHGGLERDLDALKDKVNTLGGDAERLQETHPPNASQIHLKKDELVTNWEQIQTLAAERHARLNDSYQLQRFTADFRDLTSWVTEMKALINADELANDVAGAEALLDRHQEHKGEIDAHEDSFRSTDEAGQALLNTGHYASEEVKEKLGILTQEKESLLELWEVRRQQYEQCMDLQLFYRDTEQVDNWMSKQEAFLLNEDLGDSLDSVEALVKKHEDFEKSLSAQEEKITALDEFATKLIQNNHYAKEDVATRRDALLSRRNALHERAQARRAALDDSFLLQQFFRDSDELKSWINEKMKTATDESYKDPSNLQGKVQKHQAFEAELTANQSRIDSLQKSGQELLDRKHYASTEVSARMEEVSSQWKKLQEATELKGIKLREANQQQQFNRNVEDIELWLYEVEGHLASDDFGKDLTSVQNLQKKHALLEADVAAHQDRIDGISIQARQFQEAGHFDADNIKKKQEALVVRYEALREPMAARKQKLSDSLRLQQLFRDVEDEETWIREKEPIASSTNRGKDLIGVQNLLKKHQALQAEITGHEPRIKMVTQKGDTMVEEGHFAGEEVKAKLAELHGRWDTLKSKASQRRQDLEDSLQAQQYFADANEAESWMREKEPIVGSPDYGKDEDSAEALLKKHEALMSDLSAYGSSIQALKEQAQSCRQQVAPTDDETGKELVLALYDYQEKSPREVTMKKGDILTLLNSTNKDWWKVEVNDRQGFVPAAYVKKLDPTQSSSRENLLDEHGSIAARQEQIENQLVTKEACSVSVRMKQVEELYGTLLELGEKRKNMLEKSCKKFMLFREANELQQWIHEKEGALTNEEVGSDLEQVEVLQKKFDDFQKDLKANESRLRDINKVASELESEGLMAEEAPMVQAQQQELLASAAGKDEPDSKTASPWKTVRLGVQTTANFNSIKELNNRWRSLQQLAEDRSNMLGSAHEVQRFHRDADETKEWIEEKNQALNTDNYGHDLASVQALQRKHEGFERDLAALGDKVKSLGETAERLIQSHPEAVDDIQEKCTELNTAWSSLVGRADQRKEKLGNSHDLQRFLSDFRDLMSWINGIRGLVSSEELAKDVTGAEALLERHQEHRTEIDARAGTFQQFEHFGQQLLARGHYASPEIQQKLAALDRERADLENAWVQRRMMLDQCLELQLFNRDCEQAENWMAAREAFLASDDKGDSLDSVEALIKKHEDFDKAINVQEEKIAALQSFADQLIGADHYAKPEISNRRNEVLDRWRRLKAQMIEKRSKLGESQTLQQFSRDVDEIEAWISEKLQTATDESYKDPTNIQLSKLLSKHQKHQAFEAELHANADRIRGVIDTGNSLIQRGACAGSEDAVKARLSALDEQWQFLVNKSAEKSQKLKEANKQQNFNTGIKDFDFWLSEVEALLASEDYGKDLASVNNLLKKHQLLEADISAHEDRLKDLNGQADSLMASNAFDTSQVKDKRDAVNGRFAKIKSMAAGRRAKLNESHRLHQFFRDLDDEESWIKEKKLLVGSEDYGRDLTGVQNLRKKHKRLEAELGAHEPAIQSVLDTGKKLSDDNTIGQEEIQQRLAQFVEHWKELKDLSGARGRRLEESLEYQQFVANVEEEEAWINEKLNLVGSEDYGDTLAAVQGLLKKHEAFETDFTVHRDRVNDVCVNGEELIKKNNHHVDNISAKMAALRGKVSELERAAAQRKAKLDENSAFLQFNWKADVVESWIGEKENSLKTDDYGRDLSSVQTLLTKQETFDAGLQAFQQEGITNITALKDQLLAAKHVQSKAIEARHAALIKRWNQLLSNSAARKKKLLEAQEHFRKVEDLFLTFAKKASAFNSWFENAEEDLTDPVRCNSLEEIRALREAHEAFRSSLSSAQTDFNQLAELDQQIKSYQVVSNPYTWFTMEALEETWRNLQKIIKERELELQKEQRRQEENDKLRQEFAQHANAFHQWLQETRTYLLDGSCMVEESGTLESQLEATKRKHQEIRAMRSQLKKIEDLGAAMEEALILDNKYTEHSTVGLAQQWDQLDQLGMRMQHNLEQQIQARNTTGVTEEALKEFSMMFKHFDKEKSGRLNHQEFKSCLRSLGYDLPMVEEGEPDPEFEAILDTVDPNRDGNVSLQEYMAFMISRETENVKSSEEIESAFRALSTENKPYVTKEELYQNLTKEQADYCLSHMKPYLDSKGREVPSAFDFVEFTRSLFVN; this is encoded by the exons ATGGACATCGTAGGAGTCAAAGTGCTGGAGACAGCCGAAGACATCCAGGAACGCCGGCAGCAGGTTCTAGACCGCTACCGGCGTTTCAAGGAGCTGTCGGTTGTTCGCCGGCAGAAGCTGGAGGACTCGTACCGCTTCCAGTTCTTCCGCCGAGACGCTGATGAGTTGGAGAAGTGGATCCAGGAGAAACTGCAGATCGCCTCTGATGAGAACTACAAGGACCCGTCCAACCTGCAG GGTAAACTGCAGAAACATCAGGCCTTCGAAGCTGAAGTTCAGGCCAACTCTGGAGCCATCATCAAACTGGACAAGACTGGAAACCTGATGATCACCGAGGGACACTTCGCCTCCGAGACCATCCGG ACCCGTCTGGAGGAGCTGCACCGTCTGTGGGACCTCCTGCTGCAGAAGACCAAGGAGAAGGGGATGCGTCTGCTGCAGGCCCAGAAACTGGTCCAGTACCTGCGGGAGTGTGAAGATGCCCTGGACTGGATCAGCGACAAG GAGGCCATCGTCACCTCTGAGGAGGTGGGTCAGGACCTGGAGCACGTGGAGCTCCTGCAGAAGAAGTTCGAGGAGTTTCAGACGGATCTGGCGGCCCACGAGGAGCGCGTGAACGAGGTGAACCAGCTGGCGGCCAAGCTGATCCAGGAGGAGCACCCCGAGGTGGAGCTGATCGTCCGTAAGCAGGAGGAGGTGAACGCAGCCTGGCAGCGCCTGAAGGGTCTGTCCCAGCAGAGACAGGCCAAGCTCTTCggttctgctgaggttcagCGCTTCAACAG GGACGTTGATGAGACCATCAGCTGGATCAAGGAGAAGGAGCAGCTGATGGCCTCTGATGACTTCGGCAGAGACCTGGCCAGCGTTCAGGCTCTGCTGAGGAAACATGGAGGTCTGGAGAGAGACCTGGATGCTCTGAAGGACAAG GTGAACACTCTGGGAGGAGACGCAGAGCGCCTCCAGGAGACCCATCCCCCGAACGCTTCCCAGATCCACCTGAAGAAGGACGAGCTGGTCACCAACTGGGAGCAGATCCAAACCCTGGCTGCTGAACGCCACGCTCGCCTCAACGACTCCTACCA GCTGCAGCGTTTCACCGCAGACTTCAGGGACCTGACCAGCTGGGTGACGGAGATGAAGGCTCTGATCAACGCTGACGAACTGGCCAATGACGTGGCAGGAGCTGAGGCCCTGCTGGACCGCCACCAGGAGCACAAG GGGGAAATCGATGCTCATGAGGACAGTTTCAGATCCACGGATGAAGCTGGTCAGGCTCTGCTGAATACAGGACATTACGCCTCCGAGGAGGTCAAAGAAAAG CTCGGTATCCTGACTCAGGAGAAGGAGTCTCTGTTGGAGCTGTGGGAGGTTCGCCGGCAGCAGTACGAGCAGTGCATGGACCTGCAGCTCTTCTACAGAGACACGGAGCAGGTGGACAACTGGATGAGCAAACAGGAG GCGTTCCTGCTGAATGAAGACCTCGGGGACTCTCTGGACAGCGTGGAGGCGCTGGTGAAAAAACACGAGGACTTTGAGAAGTCCCTGAGCGCCCAGGAGGAGAAGATCACT GCTCTGGATGAATTTGCCACCAAGCTGATCCAGAACAACCACTACGCTAAAGAGGACGTGGCGACACGCAGAGATGCA CTTCTGAGCCGCAGGAACGCCCTGCATGAGCGAGCTCAGGCCCGCCGGGCCGCTCTGGACGACTCCTTCCTCCTGCAGCAGTTCTTCAGGGACTCTGACGAGCTGAAGAGCTGGATCAACGAGAAGATGAAGACCGCCACCGACGAGTCCTACAAG GACCCCTCCAACCTGCAGGGGAAGGTGCAGAAACACCAGGCCTTCGAGGCCGAGCTGACGGCCAATCAGAGCCGCATCGATTCTCTGCAGAAGTCGGGTCAGGAGCTGCTGGACAGGAAGCACTACGCGTCCACCGAGGTGTCGGCTCGCATGGAGGAGGTCAGCTCGCAGTGGAAGAAGCTGCAGGAGGCCACCGAGCTGAAGG GCATCAAGCTGCGCGAGgccaaccagcagcagcagttcaaCAGGAACGTGGAGGACATCGAGCTCTGGCTCTACGAGGTGGAGGGACACCTGGCGTCAGACGACTTCGGGAAAGACCTGACGAGCGTCCAGAACCTGCAGAAGAAGCACGCTCTGCTGGAGGCCGACGTGGCTGCTCACCAG GATCGGATCGACGGGATCTCGATCCAGGCCCGGCAGTTCCAGGAGGCCGGGCACTTTGATGCCGACAACATCAAGAAGAAGCAGGAAGCTCTGGTGGTCCGTTACGAAGCTCTGCGTGAGCCCATGGCCGCCCGCAAACAGAAACTGTCCGACTCGCTGCGACTGCAGCAGCTGTTCAGAGACGTGGAGGACGAGGAGACCTGGATCCGTGAGAAGGAACCCATCGCTTCTTCTACCAACAGAG GTAAAGACCTGATTGGTGTCCAGAACCTCCTGAAGAAGCACCAGGCGCTGCAAGCCGAGATCACGGGTCATGAACCTCGAATCAAGATGGTCACCCAGAAAGGAGACACCATGGTGGAGGAAG GGCACTTTGCAGGCGAGGAGGTGAAGGCCAAGCTGGCTGAACTTCACGGCCGCTGGGACACCCTGAAGTCCAAGGCGTCTCAGAGGAGACAGGACCTGGAGGACTCTCTGCAGGCCCAGCAGTACTTCGCTGACGCCAACGAGGCCGAGTCCTGGATGAGGGAGAAGGAGCCCATTGTCGGGAGTCCGGACTACGGCAAAGACGAGGACTCAGCTGAG GCTCTGCTGAAGAAGCACGAGGCCCTGATGTCGGACCTGTCTGCTTACGGCAGCAGCATCCAGGCCCTGAAGGAGCAGGCGCAGTCCTGCAGG CAACAAGTGGCTCCCACCGACGACGAGACCGGCAAGGAGCTGGTTCTGGCTCTGTACGACTACCAGGAGAAGAGCCCGCGAGAAGTGACCATGAAGAAGGGCGACATCCTCACCCTCCTCAACAGCACCAACAAG GACTGGTGGAAGGTGGAGGTGAACGACCGTCAGGGCTTCGTTCCTGCTGCCTACGTGAAGAAGTTGGACCCGACCCAGTCGTCCTCCAGGGAGAACCTTCTGGACGAACACGGCAGCATCGCAGCTCGTCAGGAACAGATCGAGAACca GCTGGTCACCAAGGAGGCCTGCAGCGTCTCTGTACGCATGAAGCAGGTGGAAGAGCT GTACGGCACGCTGCTGGAGCTGGGGGAGAAGCGTAAAAACATGCTGGAGAAGAGCTGCAAGAAGTTCATGTTGTTCCGCGAAGCCAACGAGCTGCAGCAGTGGATCCACGAGAAGGAGGGCGCCCTGACCAACGAGGAGGTGGGCTCCGACCTCGAGCAGGTCGAGGTTCTGCAGAAGAAGTTTGACGACTTCCAGAAG GACCTGAAGGCGAACGAGTCCCGGCTGAGAGACATCAACAAGGTGGCGTCAGAGCTGGAGTCTGAGGGTCTGATGGCTGAAGAAGCTCCGATGGTTCAGGCTCAG CAACAAGAGCTGCTGGCTTCTGCTGCCGGGAAG GATGAACCCGACTCCAAGACGGCGTCTCCGTGGAAG aCTGTTCGTTTGGGTGTCCAAACAACGGCTAACTTTAATTCCATCAAG GAGCTGAATAATCGCTGGCGCTcgctgcagcagctggctgaggACCGGAGCAACATGCTGGGCAGCGCCCACGAGGTGCAGCGCTTCCACAG AGACGCTGATGAAACCAAAGAGTGGATCGAGGAGAAGAACCAGGCCCTCAACACAGACAACTACGGCCACGACCTGGCCAGCGTTCAGGCTCTGCAGCGGAAACACGAAGGCTTCGAGCGCGACCTGGCAGCTCTGGGCGATAAG GTGAAATCTCTGGGGGAGACGGCCGAGCGGCTGATCCAGTCCCACCCCGAGGCCGTGGACGACATCCAGGAGAAATGCACGGAGCTGAACACAGCCTGGAGCAGCCTGGTGGGGCGGGCCGACCAACGCAAGGAGAAGCTGGGAAACTCCCATGACCTGCAGCGCTTCCTGTCCGACTTCAG AGACCTGATGTCCTGGATCAATGGGATCCGGGGCCTGGTGTCCTCAGAGGAGCTGGCCAAGGACGTGACGGGAGCCGAAGCTCTGCTGGAGCGCCACCAG GAGCACCGCACCGAGATCGACGCTCGCGCCGGGACCTTCCAGCAGTTCGAGCACTTCGGCCAGCAGCTGCTGGCTCGAGGGCACTACGCCAGCCCCGAGATCCAGCAGAAGCTGGCGGCTCTGGACCGCGAGCGCGCCGACCTGGAGAACGCCTGGGTGCAGCGCCGCATGATGCTGGACCAGTGCCTGGAGCTGCAG ctcttTAACAGGGACTGTGAGCAGGCGGAGAACTGGATGGCGGCTCGGGAGGCGTTCCTCGCCAGCGATGATAAAGGCGACTCTCTGGACAGCGTGGAGGCGCTCATCAAGAAACACGAGGACTTCGACAAGGCCATCAACGTTCAG gaggagaagatCGCGGCTCTGCAGTCGTTTGCTGACCAGCTGATCGGAGCCGATCATTACGCCAAACCTGAGATCTCCAACCGCCGCAACGAGGTCCTGGACAG GTGGCGCCGGCTGAAGGCCCAGATGATTGAGAAGCGCTCGAAGCTGGGAGAGTCTCAGACCCTGCAGCAGTTCAGCCGGGACGTGGACGAGATCGAGGCCTGGATCAGCGAGAAACTCCAGACCGCCACCGACGAGTCCTACAAGGATCCCACCAACATCCAG CTGTCCAAGCTGCTG AGcaaacatcagaaacatcagGCGTTTGAGGCCGAGCTGCACGCCAACGCCGACAGGATCCGAGGCGTCATCGACACCGGGAACTCCCTGATCCAGAGAGGAGCGTGCGCCGGCAGCGAGGACGCCGTCAAG GCCCGGCTCAGCGCTCTGGATGAGCAGTGGCAGTTCCTCGTCAACAAATCAGCAGAGAAGAGTCAGAAACTGAAAGAAGCCAACAAGCAGCAGAACTTCAACACCGGCATTAAGGACTTTGACTTCTGGCTGTCTGAG GTGGAGGCCCTCCTGGCCTCCGAGGATTATGGGAAAGATCTGGCGTCGGTCAACAACCTGCTGAAGAAGCATCAGCTGCTGGAGGCGGATATTTCTGCTCATGAG GACCGTCTGAAGGACCTGAATGgtcaggccgacagcctgatgGCGAGCAACGCCTTCGACACGTCGCAGGTGAAGGACAAACGAGACGCCGTCAACGGGCGCTTCGCCAAGATCAAGAGCATGGCGGCGGGGAGGCGGGCCAAGCTGAACGAGTCGCACCGCCTCCATCAGTTCTTCAGGGACCTGGACGACGAGGAGTCCTGGATCAA AGAGAAGAAGTTACTGGTCGGGTCCGAGGATTACGGACGGGATTTGACGGGAGTGCAGAACCTGAGGAAGAAGCATAAGAGGCTGGAAGCTGAACTGGGAGCTCACGAGCCGGCCATCCAG TCGGTTCTGGACACGGGGAAGAAGCTGTCTGATGACAACACCATCGGGCAGGAGGAGATCCAGCAGAGGCTGGCCCAGTTCGTGGAGCACTGGAAGGAACTGAAGGACTTATCTGGAGCGAG GGGGAGGAGGCTGGAGGAGTCGCTGGAGTACCAGCAGTTTGTGGCGAACGtggaggaagaagaagcctgGATTAATGAGAAGTTGAACCTGGTTGGGAGCGAGGACTATGGAGACACGCTGGCTGCCGTGCAG GGTCTGCTGAAAAAACACGAGGCGTTTGAGACGGACTTCACCGTCCATCGAGACCGAGTCAACGACGTCTGTGTGAACGGAGAGGAGCTCATCAAGAAG AACAACCACCACGTGGACAACATCAGCGCCAAGATGGCGGCTCTGAGAGGAAAGGTGTCGGAGCTGGAGCGGGCGGCGGCGCAGAGGAAGGCCAAGCTGGACGAAAACTCTGCTTTCCTGCAGTTCAACTGGAAGGCCGACGTCGTGGAGTCCTGGATCg GGGAGAAGGAGAACAGCCTGAAGACCGACGACTACGGCAGAGATCTGTCCTCGGTCCAGACTCTGCTCACCAAGCAG GAGACCTTCGATGCGGGTCTTCAGGCCTTCCAGCAGGAAGGAATCACCAACATCACGGCTCTGAAGGACCAGCTGCTCGCTGCCAAACACGTGCAGTCCAAGGCCATCGAGGCGCGTCACGCCGCTCTGATCAAACGCTGGAACCAGCTGCTGTCCAACTCTGCCGCTCGCAAGAAGAAGCTGCTGGAAGCTCAGGAGCACTTCAGGAAG GTCGAGGACTTGTTCCTGACCTTCGCGAAGAAAGCCTCGGCGTTCAACAGCTGGTTTGAGAACGCGGAGGAGGACCTGACAGACCCGGTGAGGTGCAACTCTCTGGAGGAGATCCGGGCCCTGCGAGAAGCCCACGAGGCGTTCCGCTCCTCGCTGAGTTCTGCGCAGACCGACTTCAACCAGCTGGCTGAGCTGGACCAGCAGATCAAGAGCTACCAGGTGGTGTCCAACCCCTACACCTGGTTCACCATGGAGGCCCTGGAGGAGACGTGGAGGAACCTGCAGAAGATCATCAAG gagcgggagctggagctgcagaaggagcagaggaggcaggaggagaacGACAAGCTCCGCCAGGAGTTCGCTCAGCACGCCAACGCCTTCCACCAGTGGCTGCAGGAGACCAG GACGTATCTTCTGGACGG GTCCTGCATGGTCGAAGAGTCCGGGACTCTGGAGTCGCAGCTGGAGGCCACAAAG cGTAAGCACCAGGAGATCCGGGCCATGCGCAGCCAGCTGAAGAAGATCGAGGACCTGGGAGCAGCCATGGAGGAGGCGCTGATCCTGGACAACAAGTACACGGAGCACAGCACCGTGGGTCTGGCCCAGCAGTGGGACCAGCTGGACCAGCTGGGGATGAGGATGCAGCACAACCTGGAGCAGCAGATCCAGGCCCG aaACACGACCGGAGTCACAGAGGAGGCGCTGAAGGAGTTCAGCATGATGTTCAA GCACTTCGACAAGGAGAAGTCGGGTCGTCTGAACCACCAGGAGTTCAAGTCCTGCCTGCGGTCTCTGGGCTACGACCTGCCCATGGTGGAGGAGGGGGAACCGGACCCGGAGTTCGAGGCCATCCTGGACACGGTGGATCCCAACAG GGATGGGAACGTGTCGCTGCAGGAGTACATGGCCTTCATGATCAGCCGGGAGACGGAGAACGTGAAGTCCAGCGAGGAGATCGAGAGCGCCTTCCGGGCCCTGAGCACCGAGAACAAACCCTACGTCACGAAGGAGGAGCTGTACCAG AACCTGACCAAGGAGCAGGCGGACTACTGCCTGTCCCACATGAAGCCGTACCTGGACAGTAAGGGCCGCGAGGTTCCGTCGGCCTTCGACTTCGTGGAGTTCACCCGCTCGCTGTTCGTCAACTGA